The Halalkalibaculum roseum genome window below encodes:
- the mutS gene encoding DNA mismatch repair protein MutS — protein sequence MSPKTKSKTPLMRQYDDIKEKHPGTILLFRVGDFYETFADDAELVSKELGITLTKRNNGGDQTPLAGFPYHALDTYLPKLVKRGHRVAVCEQVEDPSEAKDAGRKVVNREVTEITTPGVTMSEKLLEHKRNNYAAAIYWAGGTAGVAFADVSTGEFALSQVHKNQVDDLLQSISPSEILLSKSRKNNVPAELQDHNITFIEDWVYEGDYGYNLLTDHFETHSLKGFGVEDLNVAQIAAGALMHYIQETQKASLGHIKRLQAFENQEFMSLDGSTKRNLELITSIQEGGTEGTLISILDDTCTAMGGRLLRKWIMSPLKRLKPISRRLNAVEALNVNHDARENLREELEQVGDLERLISRICVGRANARDLMQLKLSLAQVPRIKMQFSKLDEPLLNDIRDRLKLLIEVQERIEKAIQEDPPASVRDGGIFKDGFNDELDELRDVARNGKNYIAKIKEELAQETGISSLKIGYNKVFGYYIEVTNTHKEKVPEHFIRKQTLVNSERYITPELKEVEEKILSSEERSKTLEYELFEELRLYVSEFADEVQRIAQALAELDCLQSFAEVSYRNNYCKPAMADDQVIDITKGRHPVVEKTLPPGEPFIPNDIHLENEDEQILIITGPNMAGKSIILRQTGLIVLLAQIGCFVPAKDAHIGMVDKIFTRVGASDNLAAGESTFLVEMNEAANILNNATRNSLILLDEVGRGTSTFDGLSIAWALAEYLHNQPSVAAKTLFATHYHELNELENMYDHIVNYNVQVKEHDGKVIFLRKLVRGGADHSYGIQVADMAGLPSIVIERAKEILKNLESHSLDITDSNGTLAEGAKKKAVAAKKAAKDMDKQEQIEQMSLFQTQLDPRIEQLIDKLEASDPNRMTPIESLMLVSELKKLVENSK from the coding sequence ATGAGTCCGAAAACCAAGTCGAAGACACCACTCATGCGGCAGTATGATGACATCAAGGAGAAGCACCCGGGAACCATACTGCTTTTCAGGGTAGGAGATTTTTATGAAACCTTTGCCGATGACGCCGAGCTGGTCAGTAAAGAACTTGGTATTACGCTCACCAAACGAAATAACGGGGGAGATCAAACCCCGCTCGCCGGATTTCCTTACCACGCGCTGGATACCTACTTGCCAAAACTCGTAAAAAGAGGACACCGGGTTGCGGTCTGTGAACAGGTGGAGGATCCCTCCGAAGCCAAGGATGCCGGACGTAAGGTAGTGAACCGTGAAGTCACTGAGATTACTACGCCGGGCGTCACCATGTCGGAAAAACTGCTGGAGCACAAGCGCAATAATTATGCGGCGGCCATATACTGGGCAGGCGGAACCGCAGGAGTCGCTTTTGCGGATGTGTCGACCGGAGAGTTTGCACTGAGCCAGGTACATAAAAACCAGGTGGATGACTTGCTTCAATCCATCTCGCCTTCTGAAATTTTGTTGTCGAAGAGCCGCAAGAATAATGTGCCCGCTGAACTGCAGGATCATAACATCACGTTTATCGAAGACTGGGTCTACGAAGGCGATTACGGCTATAATCTGCTGACCGATCATTTCGAAACCCACTCTTTGAAGGGCTTCGGAGTCGAAGATCTGAATGTGGCCCAAATTGCCGCGGGAGCTCTGATGCACTACATACAGGAGACTCAGAAGGCTTCACTCGGACATATAAAGCGACTGCAGGCTTTTGAAAACCAGGAATTCATGTCTCTCGACGGTTCCACCAAGCGAAATCTGGAACTAATCACCTCCATTCAGGAAGGCGGCACTGAGGGGACGCTGATTTCCATATTGGATGACACCTGTACGGCAATGGGCGGACGTCTCTTGCGTAAATGGATTATGAGTCCATTGAAACGATTGAAGCCGATCAGCCGGCGCCTGAATGCGGTGGAAGCTTTGAACGTGAATCATGATGCCAGAGAGAATCTGCGAGAGGAACTGGAGCAGGTGGGCGATCTTGAGCGGCTAATATCGCGCATTTGCGTGGGACGGGCCAATGCCCGTGACCTGATGCAGCTTAAGCTTTCCCTAGCTCAGGTGCCGCGTATCAAAATGCAGTTCAGCAAACTCGATGAACCACTGCTCAACGATATCAGGGACCGCTTGAAACTGCTCATCGAAGTTCAGGAGCGCATTGAAAAGGCCATCCAGGAAGATCCTCCGGCCAGTGTGCGCGACGGCGGTATTTTTAAGGACGGTTTTAATGACGAGCTGGATGAACTTCGCGATGTAGCTCGCAATGGGAAAAATTATATTGCCAAGATTAAAGAAGAGCTGGCACAGGAGACCGGTATCAGTTCGTTGAAGATCGGCTACAACAAGGTGTTCGGCTATTATATTGAAGTGACCAATACCCACAAAGAAAAGGTACCTGAGCATTTTATTCGCAAGCAGACCCTGGTAAATTCTGAGCGTTACATCACGCCTGAACTGAAGGAAGTAGAAGAGAAAATACTCTCCTCTGAAGAACGCAGCAAGACCCTGGAATACGAACTATTTGAAGAGCTCAGGCTCTATGTTTCCGAATTTGCCGATGAAGTACAGCGGATTGCACAGGCTCTTGCTGAACTGGATTGCCTGCAAAGTTTTGCAGAGGTGTCCTATCGCAATAATTACTGCAAACCGGCCATGGCGGATGACCAGGTGATCGATATTACCAAAGGCCGTCACCCGGTGGTGGAAAAAACATTGCCTCCAGGAGAACCCTTTATTCCGAATGACATCCACCTGGAAAATGAAGATGAGCAGATACTGATTATAACCGGCCCGAATATGGCGGGTAAAAGTATCATTCTCAGGCAGACGGGCCTCATTGTCTTGCTGGCGCAGATAGGCTGTTTTGTGCCGGCTAAGGATGCCCATATCGGGATGGTCGATAAAATCTTCACCCGGGTAGGAGCTTCGGATAATCTGGCGGCGGGCGAGAGTACTTTTTTGGTAGAGATGAATGAGGCAGCGAATATCCTGAACAATGCAACGAGAAATTCACTCATTTTGCTCGATGAAGTCGGGCGGGGAACCAGTACTTTCGATGGACTCAGTATAGCGTGGGCGCTGGCCGAATACCTACATAACCAGCCTTCTGTTGCGGCAAAGACCTTGTTTGCCACTCACTATCATGAGCTGAATGAGCTGGAAAATATGTATGACCATATTGTAAACTATAATGTTCAGGTTAAGGAACATGACGGGAAAGTTATTTTTCTCCGCAAGCTGGTTCGGGGAGGGGCTGATCACAGCTACGGTATACAGGTCGCTGATATGGCGGGTTTGCCTTCCATCGTGATAGAACGGGCCAAAGAGATTCTGAAAAACCTGGAGAGCCATAGCCTGGATATCACCGACAGCAATGGCACACTGGCTGAGGGCGCCAAGAAAAAAGCTGTTGCTGCCAAGAAGGCGGCAAAGGATATGGACAAGCAGGAGCAGATCGAGCAGATGTCGCTCTTCCAGACCCAGCTTGATCCCCGCATTGAACAGCTTATCGACAAGTTGGAGGCGAGCGACCCGAACAGGATGACACCCATCGAATCGCTGATGCTGGTATCGGAGCTCAAGAAACTGGTTGAGAACAGTAAGTAA
- a CDS encoding YihY/virulence factor BrkB family protein, whose translation MPVDISGMLGWYNLQELIIRLINLQQNTVRKYKDFWRLIVTLVKKKDVFHHASAITFNLFICAIPFTLLLISIIGYVLSYEDAFQEILRYGRELFPSFTYEYQSGDVFRGAITLETLLEPLIGARRVFGIVGFVVLIFFSQGLFHTIKHVVFDIFDIEDRRHPILEMIYNFFTFGLMGGVFIFFSVAISLISLLSFDQIALPFTEMVFKLSWVYEMLNIVIPLLFTFFLFYILFRYISEKRMKRKVAMLAAFVYTFLFEVAKYGVGIYLEYAIQAYRYFYHGYTILVIIGVWAFYSAALLIISVIVAKAYQEIFVKEVHLSGNPYEAIS comes from the coding sequence ATGCCTGTAGATATTTCAGGCATGCTTGGCTGGTATAACTTACAGGAATTAATTATAAGGCTTATCAATTTACAGCAAAATACGGTACGGAAGTATAAGGATTTCTGGAGGCTGATCGTAACGCTGGTTAAGAAGAAAGATGTGTTCCACCATGCATCCGCGATCACTTTCAACCTGTTTATCTGCGCCATACCTTTCACCCTGCTACTTATTTCCATCATAGGGTATGTACTGTCTTATGAAGATGCCTTTCAGGAAATTTTACGCTACGGGAGAGAACTCTTTCCAAGCTTTACCTACGAGTACCAAAGCGGAGATGTGTTCAGGGGAGCCATTACACTAGAGACTCTACTGGAACCGCTGATCGGTGCGCGCCGTGTGTTTGGTATTGTAGGTTTTGTGGTTCTGATATTTTTCTCTCAGGGTCTCTTTCATACAATCAAGCATGTGGTATTTGATATTTTTGATATCGAAGACCGGAGACATCCTATCCTTGAGATGATATACAATTTCTTTACTTTCGGGCTTATGGGCGGTGTTTTTATCTTCTTCAGTGTAGCCATTTCCCTGATCTCCCTACTATCTTTTGATCAGATTGCGCTCCCTTTCACTGAAATGGTGTTCAAGCTGAGTTGGGTCTATGAAATGTTGAATATCGTTATTCCACTCCTGTTTACCTTTTTCCTGTTTTATATCCTGTTTCGCTATATCAGTGAAAAACGGATGAAACGCAAAGTTGCCATGCTGGCAGCCTTCGTGTATACTTTTTTGTTTGAGGTAGCAAAGTATGGAGTGGGTATTTACCTGGAGTACGCCATTCAGGCTTACCGCTATTTTTATCACGGTTACACTATTTTGGTCATTATCGGTGTCTGGGCGTTTTATTCCGCAGCACTTCTTATCATCTCCGTCATTGTAGCTAAAGCGTACCAAGAGATATTTGTAAAGGAAGTTCATCTGTCCGGAAACCCATATGAAGCTATTTCCTGA
- a CDS encoding DNA-3-methyladenine glycosylase — protein sequence MSKILSQSFYRRDDVVNISRELLGKVLCTQFKGTIQTAGIITETEAYRGRDDKACHAHGKRTERTEVMYHDGGKAYVYLCYGIHHLFNIVTNTEGIADAILIRAIQPVEGLELMLERRGQEEVSPKLTAGPGRVSQSLGITTNYYGMDLTGNHSIWIEDRGHSIEQSQIQSSPRIGVDYAGEDAKRPWRFFLKESKWVS from the coding sequence ATGTCTAAGATCCTTTCTCAAAGTTTTTACCGTCGTGATGATGTCGTGAACATCAGTCGTGAGCTTTTGGGCAAGGTACTGTGTACACAGTTTAAAGGAACCATTCAAACCGCGGGAATAATAACTGAAACAGAAGCCTATCGCGGACGAGATGACAAGGCCTGTCATGCACACGGCAAACGCACCGAGCGTACGGAAGTAATGTATCATGACGGGGGCAAAGCCTATGTGTATTTATGCTACGGCATCCATCATCTCTTTAATATCGTAACCAATACTGAAGGAATCGCGGATGCCATCCTGATTCGTGCTATCCAACCCGTTGAAGGCTTGGAATTGATGCTGGAAAGGCGCGGCCAGGAAGAGGTGTCGCCCAAGCTTACGGCCGGACCCGGGAGGGTGAGTCAGTCGCTAGGTATTACAACGAATTATTATGGAATGGATTTAACGGGGAATCATTCCATATGGATTGAAGACAGGGGCCATAGTATCGAGCAGAGTCAGATTCAAAGTTCTCCCAGGATTGGTGTGGATTACGCGGGCGAAGATGCCAAAAGGCCCTGGCGTTTTTTCTTGAAGGAAAGCAAATGGGTGAGTTAA